Part of the Tumebacillus sp. BK434 genome is shown below.
TCTGCTATTACCTTTGTTAGCAAGAAAACGCGATTCTATACGTGTCTGCCAAAGGTTTCTATCAGAATCTATGGGTCATTATATGGCATGTTTTATCAAATGTCTAGTTACGACCCTAGCATCGGGACTTTTGACTCATTTTATACGGCTGAGAAGCGCAAAAAAGCACAGGAAATCCTGTGCTTCTGTGCGGTATTTCGATTAAAGAATGATCGCAATCAGTCCGCCGCTGCCTTCGTTGATGATGCGTTCCAAGGTTTCTTTCAGCTTATACTGCGCGTTTTCCGGCATCATCGAGAGCTTCGCCGAGATGCCTTCGCGCACGATCGCAGCCAGCGATTTGCCGAAGATGTCAGAATCCCAGATCTTGAGCGGATCTTCTTCGAAGTCCTGCATCAGGTAGCGCACCAGCTCTTCCGACTGCTTCTCCGTGCCGACGATCGGTGCGAATTCGCTTTCCACATCGACGCGGATCATGTGGATCGACGGCGCGGTCGCCTTCAGGCGCACCCCGAAGCGGGAGCCTTGACGGATCAGCTCCGGCTCGTCGAGCGTCATTTCTTCCAGCACCGGCGGCGCGATCCCGTACCCGGTCAGGCGCACCATGCGCAACGCTTCGGCCACTTTGTCGTATTCGCGTTTGGCGTAGGTGAAGTCTTTCATCAGCTGCAGCAGGTGGTCTTTGCCGCGGATCTCCACGCCGACCACTTCGGTCAGCACTTGATCGTACAGCTCATCGGGCGCGATCAGGTCGATGTCGGCCACACCGTGACCCATATCCATGTTCGCCAGCGCCGCACGGGCGACGAACTCAAATTCGCCGAAGTGTGCGACCACGCGGTCGATGTCGCGCAGGCGGCGGATGTCTTTGACCGTCTCGCGGACGCATTCTTCAAAGTTGGAGCGCAGCCAGTGCTCCTGGTCGAGCACCATCACCCAGCTCGGGAGGTTGACGTTGACTTCGTGTACGGGGAACTCGTAGAGAGCTTCGCGCAGGACGTTCATGATGTCTTCCTGGCGCATCCCCTGCACCGACAGCGCGATGACCGGCTGGTCGTATTTTTCCATCAGCTCTTGGCGCAGCGCTTCGGCGCGCTCAGAGTGCGGTTCGGTCGAGTTGATGACGATAACAAACGGTTTGCCCATCTCTTTCAGTTCCGCGATGACGCGCTCTTCCGCTTCGATGTAGGAGTCGCGGTCGATCTCGGCGATCGAACCGTCGGTGGTGACGACCAGACCGATCGTCGAGTGGTCCGCGATGACTTTGCGCGTACCGACTTCGGCCGCTTCCTGGAACGGAATCGGCTCGTCGAACCACGGCGTCGTGACCATGCGCGGGCCGTTTTCATCTTCGTAGCCGCGTGCGCCTTCGACGCAATAGCCTACGCAGTCCACGAGGCGGACGTTGATGTCCAGCCCTTCTGCAACGCCGATTTCAACCGCCTGGTTCGGGATGAATTTCGGCTCGGTGGTCATGATGGTCTTTCCGGCAGCCGATTGCGGCAACTCGTCTGTTGCGCGTACGCGGTCCGCCTCTTCCTTGATGTTCGGAAGGACGATCAGCTCCATAAACTTCTTGATAAAAGTAGATTTCCCCGTACGGACAGGGCCCACGACACCCAGATAGATGTCGCCTCCGGTCCGTTCCGCGATGTCTTTGAAAATGTCGAACTTTTCCACTCTGTTCCCTCCTTATTCTGATCGGCGATGACTCTGTACGCGAACCCCGTGAGCCGATCCCTCCCCTTGAAAGGCGAATACGGCATCTATCAAAGCCGAAACTCAAACTCTCCCAATTGGACAGTACATGTATATGACCCGGGAACGAGATTATGCTGATCAGGCTCCGCGATTTTGTCCAACCCTCTTGGGATGTGCTATGGTTCTACTCTATGACGCGGTATGGAGAAGTAGAACAAGCCCCCGTATCCCTTTTCACAAAAAAAAAGACATCCGGGAAGATTGCCTCCCGAATGTCATGATATGTCAGGTTATTTTCTATAATTCCACGAATCTGCGCCATATTTGTCACGCACCAACTGCTCGGCCAGCTCCTGCTCAAACGGAGTCAGCCCCGCCGCTTCCAGTTGCACGCCAAGCCCGCGCGCGAACCCGGTGGTGAACGCTGTGACGGCCTGCTCGTAGGAGATCACCTGGCCGGAAAAGTCCTTGATCGACACGGCGCGCTCTTTGAACGTCTCCATCATCCGCTCTCGGATGCGCTCGGAGGAAAACGTCAGCACGGAGAACAGCAGCTCCGCGTCAAGATCTAAGAGAATCGAGCCGTGCTGCAGAATCGTATGCAATTGCCGC
Proteins encoded:
- the spoIVA gene encoding stage IV sporulation protein A, whose product is MEKFDIFKDIAERTGGDIYLGVVGPVRTGKSTFIKKFMELIVLPNIKEEADRVRATDELPQSAAGKTIMTTEPKFIPNQAVEIGVAEGLDINVRLVDCVGYCVEGARGYEDENGPRMVTTPWFDEPIPFQEAAEVGTRKVIADHSTIGLVVTTDGSIAEIDRDSYIEAEERVIAELKEMGKPFVIVINSTEPHSERAEALRQELMEKYDQPVIALSVQGMRQEDIMNVLREALYEFPVHEVNVNLPSWVMVLDQEHWLRSNFEECVRETVKDIRRLRDIDRVVAHFGEFEFVARAALANMDMGHGVADIDLIAPDELYDQVLTEVVGVEIRGKDHLLQLMKDFTYAKREYDKVAEALRMVRLTGYGIAPPVLEEMTLDEPELIRQGSRFGVRLKATAPSIHMIRVDVESEFAPIVGTEKQSEELVRYLMQDFEEDPLKIWDSDIFGKSLAAIVREGISAKLSMMPENAQYKLKETLERIINEGSGGLIAIIL